In Meiothermus ruber DSM 1279, the following proteins share a genomic window:
- the tgt gene encoding tRNA guanosine(34) transglycosylase Tgt, with translation MFEFAITAQSGRARTGLFHTPHGLVQTPLFMPVGTQGSVKGISPRELREIGSQIILGNTYHLLLRPGPERVRALGGLHKFAAYDGPWLTDSGGFQVMSLGDLRQISEQGVTFRSHLNGDLIELTPEYSIQVQEALGADIIMAFDECPPYPASPEYLKASIERTLRWLERCLKAKTRPDQALFAIAQGGIDLALRKASAEATAAFDTPGLAIGGLAVGEPKEGMYPAVELSTRLLPESKPRYLMGVGHPEDLVASVALGVDMFDCVYPTRTGRFGYALVTEGRLNLKLSRYLDDPRPIDPTCDCYACTHYSRAYLAHLVRAEEMLAPRMISLHNLRYLHRLMESARKAIQSGNYGEFAKDFAGQRFGQQIPAWFTRALEEGGHW, from the coding sequence GTGTTCGAGTTTGCCATCACCGCCCAGTCCGGCCGGGCCCGCACTGGGCTTTTTCACACCCCCCACGGCCTGGTGCAAACCCCTTTGTTCATGCCGGTTGGCACCCAGGGCAGCGTCAAGGGCATCAGCCCCCGCGAGCTTAGGGAAATCGGCTCACAGATCATTCTGGGCAACACCTACCACCTGCTGCTGCGGCCCGGCCCCGAGCGGGTGCGGGCCCTGGGTGGGCTGCATAAATTCGCCGCCTACGACGGCCCCTGGCTCACCGACTCGGGCGGTTTTCAGGTGATGAGCCTGGGCGACCTGCGCCAGATCAGCGAGCAGGGCGTGACCTTCCGCAGCCACCTCAACGGCGACCTGATCGAGCTAACCCCCGAGTACAGCATCCAGGTGCAGGAAGCCCTGGGGGCCGATATCATCATGGCCTTCGACGAGTGCCCCCCCTACCCGGCCAGCCCGGAGTACCTCAAGGCCTCCATCGAACGCACCCTGCGCTGGCTCGAGCGCTGCCTTAAGGCCAAAACCCGGCCCGACCAGGCCCTGTTTGCCATTGCCCAGGGCGGGATTGACCTGGCCCTGCGTAAAGCCAGCGCCGAGGCCACAGCGGCCTTCGATACCCCCGGTCTGGCCATTGGCGGCCTGGCCGTGGGGGAACCCAAGGAGGGCATGTACCCGGCGGTGGAGCTTTCCACCCGGCTGCTGCCCGAGTCCAAACCCCGCTACCTGATGGGGGTGGGCCACCCCGAGGATCTGGTGGCCTCGGTGGCCCTGGGGGTGGATATGTTCGACTGCGTCTACCCCACCCGCACCGGGCGCTTTGGCTATGCCCTGGTGACCGAGGGGCGGCTCAACCTCAAGCTCTCGCGCTACCTCGACGACCCCCGCCCCATCGACCCCACCTGCGACTGCTACGCCTGCACCCACTACAGCCGGGCCTACCTGGCCCACTTGGTGCGGGCCGAGGAGATGCTGGCCCCCCGCATGATCTCGCTGCACAACCTGCGCTACCTGCACCGCCTGATGGAAAGCGCCCGAAAGGCCATCCAGTCCGGCAACTACGGCGAGTTTGCTAAGGACTTCGCCGGCCAACGCTTTGGGCAGCAGATTCCCGCGTGGTTTACCAGGGCCCTCGAGGAAGGTGGCCACTGGTAG
- a CDS encoding AI-2E family transporter gives MSTTLSWAWQNPWIRLVVYLLLAGLVFWLLSWVLNGARTAIGIVSTAFVFSYLASPVVRWFEQRRLTRALGVVVVFVGLLFFLGLATVLLAGMTTQLARFVNNLPSLVEPLVGWARGLPEQIGRIELPPVLLEALNQATLNLQTLLQAFTQTLLRGLQSLLAQGGNLLGFFTGLLGGAFQLLTVITISIYLLYDLPRVGAALFRAVPLPYQPKVQELAQKADAAFGGYVRGTLLGALFNGVLISLAMYLSFGAFQGFGVGVLTQAMSLGFLAFIFSFVPVLGVIISAIPALLLALPLGWLAFAVVALVLWVCNQIQGVVWPIIMGRTTSLHPVTGIAAVLIGGSLFGVAGALLAVPLVAFFKILYNDYYLNSRFYQEG, from the coding sequence ATGAGCACAACCCTGAGCTGGGCCTGGCAGAACCCTTGGATACGCCTTGTGGTGTATTTGCTGCTGGCGGGGCTGGTTTTTTGGCTGCTGAGCTGGGTGCTGAACGGCGCGCGCACCGCCATTGGAATCGTTTCGACGGCCTTTGTATTTTCTTACCTGGCGAGCCCGGTGGTGCGCTGGTTTGAGCAACGGCGTCTGACGCGGGCCTTGGGTGTGGTGGTGGTGTTCGTGGGCCTGCTCTTTTTCCTGGGGCTGGCCACGGTGCTGCTGGCCGGTATGACAACGCAGCTCGCCCGCTTTGTCAACAATCTGCCCAGCCTGGTAGAGCCCCTGGTGGGTTGGGCGCGGGGCCTGCCAGAGCAGATCGGGCGCATCGAGCTGCCGCCGGTTTTGCTCGAGGCCCTCAACCAGGCCACCCTCAACCTGCAAACCCTGCTACAAGCCTTCACCCAGACCCTGCTGCGCGGCTTGCAGAGCCTGCTGGCACAGGGGGGCAACCTGCTGGGTTTTTTCACAGGGCTTCTGGGCGGCGCCTTCCAGCTTTTGACGGTCATTACCATCTCGATCTACCTGCTCTACGACCTGCCCCGCGTGGGGGCGGCGCTGTTCCGCGCGGTTCCGTTGCCCTACCAGCCCAAGGTGCAGGAACTGGCCCAAAAAGCCGATGCAGCCTTTGGGGGCTATGTGCGGGGTACCCTGCTGGGCGCTTTGTTCAACGGGGTGCTCATCAGCCTGGCCATGTACCTGTCGTTCGGGGCTTTTCAGGGGTTTGGGGTGGGGGTGCTGACCCAGGCCATGTCTTTGGGATTTCTGGCCTTTATTTTTAGCTTTGTGCCGGTGCTGGGGGTGATCATCTCGGCCATACCGGCCTTGTTGCTGGCTTTACCGCTGGGCTGGCTGGCTTTTGCGGTGGTGGCCCTGGTGCTGTGGGTTTGCAACCAGATCCAGGGGGTGGTCTGGCCGATCATTATGGGCCGTACCACCAGCCTGCACCCGGTGACCGGCATTGCTGCGGTGCTGATCGGGGGCTCGCTGTTTGGGGTGGCGGGGGCTTTACTGGCCGTGCCCCTGGTGGCCTTTTTCAAAATCCTATACAACGACTACTACCTGAATAGTCGTTTTTACCAGGAGGGTTGA